A genome region from Hevea brasiliensis isolate MT/VB/25A 57/8 chromosome 9, ASM3005281v1, whole genome shotgun sequence includes the following:
- the LOC110662966 gene encoding protein OCTOPUS produces the protein MNLQPQPQHFRLSTCHRHPSKPITGFCASCLRERLSGIDPDTHQETPITYLDAELRRSKSFSSSSNPNASSSSTSTTTTSEPRRKSCDVRARNSLSDLFHLDDKRRYSLNRKPKGLDLGIELKEEEENGAEIRVSEEIIAPSVNAATEGNLDDFEEDGECKTMKEFIDLESERNKNAGRDLRDIAGSFWEAASVFRKKLVKWHLKQKKDKKEKKHVIIGSGDGDLVVEIEKPSARRLRETQSEIGEYGLGRRSCDTDPRLSVDVARLSVDDARYSFDEPRASWDGYLIGKTYPRLAPLVSVVEDSKLPGNGIENPKENVDLKNEGESSPGGTAQTRDYYSDRRRRRSFDRLGSNRRVTLGDDDFRSISNAKVSPETVGLFHGAKLLVTEKELRDSNWYSLKDYHAGKTNSLSKDADSVASGISKKGFKFKKLQTWPSVLNIWGLMQRRSEGKCGVEESSIGGIAVDGPVAESWHKLGGAASVDTNGTVSQKLIRSYTVSARDSSKMGCSASSIETKEDVMKRREDLVLQRNRSVRYSPNNLDNGLLRFYLTPQRSYGRSKSGKSRLQNSCSMARNVL, from the coding sequence atgaATCTACAGCCTCAACCCCAACACTTCCGCCTCTCCACGTGCCACCGCCACCCGTCCAAACCCATTACCGGTTTCTGTGCCTCCTGCCTCCGCGAACGCCTCTCCGGCATTGACCCTGACACGCACCAGGAAACCCCCATCACCTACCTCGACGCTGAACTCCGCCGAAGCAAATCCTTTTCCAGTAGCTCAAACCCCAATGCCTCCTCTAGCTCCACTAGCACTACCACCACATCCGAGCCCCGCCGGAAGTCCTGCGACGTAAGGGCTCGAAACTCTCTCTCTGATCTCTTCCATCTTGACGATAAGAGGAGATATAGCTTGAATAGGAAGCCAAAGGGTTTGGATTTGGGAATTGAATTGAAAGAAGAGGAGGAAAATGGGGCGGAAATTAGGGTTTCAGAGGAGATTATTGCACCAAGTGTGAATGCTGCTACTGAGGGAAATTTAGATGATTTTGAAGAGGACGGAGAGTGTAAGACAATGAAGGAATTTATAGATCTTGAATCGGAGAGAAACAAAAATGCAGGTAGAGATTTACGGGACATTGCGGGAAGTTTTTGGGAGGCAGCTTCAGTGTTTAGGAAGAAATTAGTTAAATGGCACCTAAAACAGAAGAAAGATAAGAAGGAAAAGAAACATGTTATTATTGGTAGTGGAGATGGTGATTTAGTAGTTGAAATTGAGAAGCCGAGTGCCAGAAGATTAAGGGAGACCCAATCGGAGATTGGGGAGTATGGGTTAGGGAGGAGATCTTGTGATACTGACCCAAGATTATCAGTTGATGTGGCGCGGTTGTCTGTTGATGATGCACGGTATTCTTTTGATGAGCCCAGGGCTTCCTGGGATGGGTATTTGATTGGCAAAACATACCCACGGCTTGCTCCATTGGTTTCTGTTGTAGAGGATTCCAAGTTACCTGGCAATGGGATTGAGAATCCGAAAGAGAATGTGGACTTGAAGAATGAAGGGGAGAGTAGCCCTGGAGGCACTGCTCAGACTAGGGATTATTACTCTGATAGGAGGAGGAGAAGAAGTTTTGATCGCCTAGGTTCAAATAGGAGGGTTACATTAGGGGATGACGACTTCAGATCAATATCCAATGCTAAGGTATCTCCTGAAACAGTTGGATTATTCCATGGGGCAAAGTTGTTAGTCACAGAGAAAGAATTGAGGGATTCAAATTGGTATTCGCTTAAAGATTATCATGCAGGGAAAACCAATTCTCTTTCTAAGGATGCGGATTCTGTTGCTAGTGGGATTAGCAAAAAGGGTTTCAAATTCAAGAAGTTGCAGACGTGGCCTAGTGTGTTGAATATTTGGGGTTTGATGCAGAGGAGAAGTGAGGGCAAATGTGGGGTTGAGGAAAGCAGTATTGGTGGAATTGCGGTTGATGGGCCTGTAGCAGAGTCTTGGCATAAGTTGGGTGGCGCGGCCAGTGTGGATACAAATGGGACTGTTAGCCAGAAGCTTATAAGGAGTTATACTGTTAGTGCTAGGGATTCCAGCAAAATGGGCTGTAGTGCGAGTAGTATTGAGACCAAGGAAGATGTTATGAAGAGAAGGGAAGACCTTGTACTGCAGCGAAACCGGAGTGTGAGGTATTCTCCAAACAACCTTGATAATGGCCTTTTAAGGTTCTACTTGACTCCACAAAGGAGTTATGGAAGAAGCAAATCTGGAAAGAGTAGGCTACAGAACTCATGCTCTATGGCAAGGAATGTTTTGTAA
- the LOC131183101 gene encoding protein NRT1/ PTR FAMILY 8.1-like: protein MAEEDIYAKDGTVDYRGNPANRKETGTWRACPFIIGNECCERLAYYGMSSNLVLYFKNILNQQSATAAKNNSDWSGTCYTTPLIGAFLADAYLGRYWTIAIFSIIYVIGMTLLAMSASVPGLKPKCYAKNDCDPTDAQSAACFVALYLIALGTGGIKPCVSSYGADQFDDTDEVEKKHKGSFFNWFYFSINVGALIASSVLVYVQDNWSWGWGFGIPAIAMAIAVVSFFSGTRLYRYQKPGGSPLTRLCQVIVASIRKYKVEVPADKSLLYETADAESNIKGSRKVEHTKDFSFFDKASVETEKDNVKDSVNPWRLSTVTQVEELKSIIRLLPIGATGIIFAAVYSQMSNLFVLQGDQMNKFVGNSKFQIPSASLSVFDTLSVIFWVPIYDRIIVPFARRFTGNKYGLTQLQRMGIGLFISIFAMVSAAVLEQIRLGTVRRHNSYEIKQVPISVFWQVPQYFLIGCAEVFTFIGQLEFFYQEAPDAMRSLCSALSLTTVALGNYLSSLLMTIATSISTRNGKPGWIPDNLNYGHVDYFFWMLAVMSVLNLGAFLLISKWYTYKTPLGTLR, encoded by the exons ATGGCAGAGGAGGATATATACGCAAAAGATGGAACTGTAGACTACCGTGGGAATCCTGCTAACAGAAAGGAAACTGGAACCTGGCGAGCCTGCCCCTTCATTATAG GAAATGAATGTTGTGAAAGATTGGCTTATTATGGGATGAGCTCCAATTTGGTTCTTTATTTCAAGAACATATTAAATCAGCAGAGTGCTACTGCTGCTAAAAATAACTCTGATTGGAGCGGAACATGCTATACTACACCGTTGATCGGAGCATTTCTGGCTGATGCTTATCTAGGAAGATACTGGACGATTGCAATTTTCTCGATCATTTATGTAATT GGTATGACGCTTTTAGCAATGTCCGCATCTGTCCCTGGTCTAAAGCCGAAATGTTACGCAAAAAACGACTGTGATCCAACTGATGCACAAAGTGCAGCGTGCTTTGTAGCACTTTACCTGATAGCTCTGGGCACAGGAGGGATTAAGCCTTGTGTCTCATCCTATGGAGCAGATCAGTTTGATGATACAGATGAGGTAGAGAAGAAGCACAAAGGCTCTTTCTTCAACTGGTTCTACTTCTCAATTAATGTTGGAGCTCTTATAGCTTCCTCTGTGCTGGTTTATGTACAAGACAATTGGAGTTGGGGATGGGGTTTTGGCATTCCTGCAATTGCCATGGCAATTGCTGTTGTGAGCTTCTTTTCAGGTACTCGGCTGTACAGGTACCAAAAGCCAGGAGGCAGCCCTCTCACACGTCTCTGCCAGGTGATAGTAGCATCCATCAGGAAATACAAAGTTGAAGTGCCTGCTGACAAGTCGCTTCTGTATGAGACAGCAGATGCTGAATCCAACATCAAAGGAAGCCGCAAGGTTGAGCACACCAAAGATTTCAG TTTCTTTGACAAGGCATCAGTGGAAACGGAAAAAGATAATGTAAAGGATTCTGTAAACCCATGGAGACTTAGCACCGTAACCCAAGTTGAAGAGCTAAAATCCATCATCCGGTTGCTCCCAATAGGGGCCACTGGCATAATCTTTGCCGCGGTGTACAGCCAGATGAGCAACTTATTTGTGTTACAAGGTGATCAAATGAATAAATTTGTTGGCAATTCCAAGTTCCAGATCCCATCTGCATCTCTTTCCGTCTTCGACACCCTCAGTGTTATCTTTTGGGTCCCCATCTATGATCGCATTATTGTGCCATTTGCAAGAAGATTCACAGGTAACAAATATGGCTTGACTCAACTTCAGAGGATGGGCATTGGCCTCTTCATATCAATATTTGCCATGGTATCTGCAGCAGTTTTAGAACAGATAAGACTCGGAACTGTTAGAAGACACAACTCCTATGAAATTAAACAAGTGCCGATATCTGTATTTTGGCAAGTTCCACAGTATTTTCTTATAGGGTGTGCAGAAGTTTTTACATTCATTGGGCAGTTGGAATTCTTCTACCAGGAAGCACCTGATGCCATGAGGAGCTTGTGCTCTGCTTTATCACTCACCACAGTTGCTCTTGGCAATTACTTGAGTTCTCTCCTTATGACTATTGCTACAAGCATCTCCACCAGGAATGGAAAACCTGGGTGGATACCCGACAACTTAAATTATGGTCATGTCGATTACTTCTTCTGGATGTTGGCAGTAATGAGTGTGCTCAATTTAGGTGCCTTTCTCTTGATCTCAAAGTGGTATACATACAAAACACCATTAGGAACTCTCCGTTGA